The Thermoclostridium stercorarium subsp. stercorarium DSM 8532 genome contains a region encoding:
- a CDS encoding O-fucosyltransferase family protein, which produces MKVTGDRFLLIKSWGCGFWSDVDHVMGQLLAAELTNRIPVVYWGSNSLYSESFTGNAFELYFEPVSNFTLDDLARPGFTYYPPIWNDKNLKVEDLDKVAWAYRNLGDMMMSDANVVVSDTHYFVRPLIPFIPKTHWAYGMTAHQIYRCLFDKYIRLKPDIQQEIQEFYDEFMKDEKPLLGVHMRGGDKVKEVENLSHLNNKYYKTIDEFVRRYDIRKILLLTDCEEILEEFKKRYGKMLIFTDAKRGHLSDTKNAPHLTSYSEKRRKGIEIIKDTYLASMCEFFIGNGYSNVSYTVKRLRDWPEENIVLFYRDLKHERKLARKRVKEDRIRRKLEEIRHRKEYPEFYGGVNTYADEPVSADKITG; this is translated from the coding sequence ATGAAGGTGACAGGTGACAGATTCCTGCTTATAAAGAGCTGGGGCTGCGGTTTCTGGTCTGATGTGGATCATGTAATGGGACAGCTTCTGGCGGCTGAACTTACAAACCGGATACCTGTTGTCTATTGGGGGTCAAACAGCCTGTATTCTGAATCCTTTACCGGAAATGCGTTTGAATTGTATTTTGAACCGGTATCAAATTTTACACTTGATGATTTGGCACGTCCGGGATTTACCTATTATCCTCCGATATGGAACGATAAAAATCTGAAAGTGGAGGATTTGGACAAAGTGGCGTGGGCATACAGAAATCTCGGCGACATGATGATGAGTGACGCCAATGTGGTGGTAAGTGACACCCATTATTTCGTCAGGCCGCTGATACCTTTTATTCCCAAAACCCACTGGGCTTACGGGATGACTGCCCACCAGATATACCGCTGCCTGTTTGACAAATATATCAGGCTAAAGCCCGATATACAGCAGGAAATTCAGGAATTCTACGATGAATTCATGAAAGACGAAAAGCCTCTTCTCGGCGTCCACATGCGCGGCGGTGACAAGGTTAAGGAAGTGGAAAATTTGTCTCATCTGAATAATAAATATTATAAGACAATTGACGAATTTGTAAGAAGGTATGATATAAGGAAAATACTGTTGCTGACAGACTGCGAGGAAATCCTTGAGGAATTCAAGAAGCGTTACGGCAAAATGCTTATTTTTACAGATGCCAAAAGGGGACATTTAAGCGACACGAAAAATGCGCCTCACCTTACAAGTTATTCTGAGAAAAGGCGGAAGGGGATTGAAATAATCAAGGATACCTATCTTGCTTCAATGTGTGAATTTTTCATAGGTAACGGGTATTCCAACGTGTCATACACGGTAAAACGGTTGAGGGACTGGCCTGAAGAGAATATTGTACTTTTTTACAGGGATTTGAAACATGAACGGAAGCTGGCGAGAAAGCGGGTCAAAGAAGACAGAATAAGGAGAAAACTGGAAGAAATCCGCCACAGAAAGGAATATCCTGAGTTTTACGGAGGTGTGAATACGTATGCAGACGAACCGGTATCTGCTGATAAAATCACTGGGTAA
- a CDS encoding O-fucosyltransferase family protein, translating to MAGDRFLLIKPWSYRLWSDVEHVLAQLLIAEITNRVPVVFWPTHCLHNGFIHTNGFELYFEPVSDYSIFDLAKHEYTFYPPIWDADNLLVEDPGKETWMYRSIGDLISSDANVVVGDVYFSISEIIPFIKKENAAYGMTATEIYRYLFKKYIRIKKDILQEVQGFYQSWLKDGHPILAVHVRREEDDMIIDVRKDIADEHYWQRHSGKYGLKFPIKKDRKYRFLGRGKLLNANSQYHAEIKKLMNRYSIKKIFLLTDSEEVIREYTEKYGDMVVYTDCKRLSASEPAYFIENPVVKRRRGIEVIKDACLAAKCDFFIGNDFSSLSRAISRIKDWPEENIKLLFRRRERRKYPINVKMIVSDRKKIFKSFVEYIKNLYRRILKKLHLGGDEGDR from the coding sequence GGGGACAGATTTCTTCTCATTAAACCGTGGAGTTACAGATTATGGTCCGATGTGGAGCATGTTTTAGCCCAGCTTCTGATTGCCGAAATCACAAATCGTGTCCCCGTTGTTTTCTGGCCAACCCATTGCCTGCATAACGGTTTTATTCATACAAACGGATTTGAGCTGTATTTTGAGCCCGTTTCGGATTACAGTATTTTTGATCTGGCAAAACACGAATATACCTTTTATCCTCCTATCTGGGATGCGGACAATCTGCTTGTAGAAGACCCGGGGAAGGAAACGTGGATGTACAGAAGCATAGGAGATCTCATCAGCAGCGATGCCAATGTGGTTGTCGGAGACGTTTATTTTTCGATTTCAGAAATAATTCCGTTCATAAAAAAGGAAAACGCAGCATACGGAATGACCGCCACCGAAATATACCGGTATCTATTCAAGAAATATATAAGGATCAAGAAAGACATCCTTCAGGAAGTGCAGGGATTTTACCAGTCATGGCTGAAGGACGGGCATCCCATTCTGGCCGTTCATGTACGCAGGGAAGAGGATGACATGATTATTGACGTCAGAAAGGACATAGCCGACGAGCATTACTGGCAGAGACACAGCGGAAAATACGGACTGAAATTCCCGATAAAAAAGGACAGAAAATACCGTTTTCTCGGAAGAGGAAAACTTCTTAACGCGAATTCCCAGTATCATGCAGAAATAAAAAAGCTGATGAACAGATATTCCATAAAGAAAATATTCCTGCTTACCGACAGTGAGGAAGTAATCAGGGAATACACCGAAAAATACGGTGACATGGTGGTTTATACCGACTGTAAGCGCCTGTCGGCCAGCGAACCGGCGTATTTCATTGAAAACCCCGTAGTGAAAAGACGGCGTGGCATAGAAGTGATTAAGGATGCCTGCCTTGCAGCAAAATGCGATTTCTTCATCGGTAACGATTTTTCAAGCTTGTCGCGGGCAATATCGCGGATAAAGGACTGGCCCGAGGAAAACATAAAACTTCTTTTCCGCAGAAGGGAAAGACGCAAGTATCCCATAAACGTAAAAATGATTGTGTCTGACAGAAAGAAAATATTCAAATCTTTTGTGGAGTATATAAAAAATCTTTACCGCAGAATATTGAAAAAGCTGCATCTTGGTGGTGATGAAGGTGACAGGTGA